AGACATATCAAAAAGGAACCAGCTCAAACCCGACTAAGACCCGAATGCCTAGGATTAATctaaatattcaaaccaaatcaatttatatgttaaatttaggttctttgacatattttattcaaactttgatgtaatatattattttgtttatagattttgagaaatttaaagtatataataaattctaaatttttgaaaccatttaaatgggttatccaaacccgaactgaatccgCATAGATCCCAACGGAATCCGAACataaatttagaaatacccgaatggagctgaaatctttgaacTTTGCATAATCCCGAAAATTCGAAACCCGGATAGACCCGAACTGAATCTGAATTGGTACCCAAATGCCcatccttaactctaaacaccaaaaatatttaaaatatctattgattctcaatccaaatattcaaactaaaccaatttatatgtttagttttgGTATTTTGGCATATGCTATTCAAATTTCCAtgtaatatattgttttgtttctatattttgagacatttaaaatgtataatgaattttaaaagttctaaaataatttaaattgcTTATCCAAAgtcgaaccgaacccgcaaagaacTTAATCGTACCTGAACCAAAACTTAGAAATAACCAGATTGGCCTAAAATATTTTACGCCAAAAATCTGAAACCTAAATAAATTCAAACCAAATAGGAATGGGTACCTGAATGTCCACCTCTAGATAAGATAGTTGagtatgtttttttaaatgtaagCTGAGTAGGCCTAAACCCCAAGAAGTAGCTTTTATATAGGACTGGACAAAAACTCCGGATCCGAAGAACCGAACTGAATCTGATCTGGAAGAGTAGTATTGAATACAAACCAAAACTGATTAAGTATTCGAAcgggtttaaaattttgatatttaaagaaccgaaattAAACCCAATCCAAAGTATTTTGAGtaccaaaaattatatgaaatatatttatatacctaaataatattaattatttttagatttataaatatatttaagcTGTCTagaatacttgaaaatatttatatatagtcaaaagtaaatatctagaATAGCTAAAGTATAATCTAAACAccataaatgttttaaatatctattgattctcaatccaaatatttaaagtaaaccaatttatatgttaagtttagttattttgacatatgttattcaaacttatatatatatatgtaatatattattttgttttgcagattttgagaaatttaaagtatataataatttttaattttaaaaataatttaataggTTATGTGAACCCAAACTCCAAAAGATCCGAACAgaccgaaccgaacccaaacctAAATTTAGGAAAAATCTGAATAGAACTAAAAATTTTGATccaaaaaatccaaaatcaGAATAGACTTGAACCGAACTTGAATGTATATCCGAATGTCTCTCCTAGATTTATAAGAATCAAAAACTCTCTGCAGATGTAGTTGCAATATTCACTCGAATAACATTGACAAATACCGTTCCTTCTAAGCAATAAATTTATCGTTTCTAAAGAGCATCTCCCAACTAGTTTTTTCATCTGGTTAGGGTCATAAGACCGGTGTTTAAATTTATTAGTGataaatttgacaaaaaaagtcAACCTGTgaatttttattgaatatttttagttttattttatttttatctatattatattaaacgagaagtcatgacttctcatCTATGTgtgatatttaataaaatggaTCCTTACTAGAAAGCACAActcatttatttattaatgataTACATAGACATATTTGTttcattaataaattataaatagatattcctAGATTTTCTCCTAATTACATCcaaataaaatctttttaaatctatttgtttactatataaatatatattcgtatttatttaaaatattaatgttataattcattttttcactttacaaatcttttaaatatttaattaattttcgtaattaataatagactagatgtatattttatttttattaaaataaacattttaagtatctaattaatttttgtaattatattaaacccatgtacaattttgtattagtttgtgatataaatttatatagtatttttaattaaatctttGATCTCTAACAATTaagatttgttaatatttatatcacATGATTGAAAATATGTCATTAATATGAATAATAGGTCTACAAATGCTATTTTAAAAGTGTATTCAGTTTCTATTTTAAGTgctattttaaatgttattaaatataatagatGGTTTTCTTTCAATATTTGATAATAGAACTATATGACTGTTTCGTTTACAAAAATACAatcaagtttatttttatataaaccatATTCATATACTATTCATTGATGtgattgttttgtatcttttatCTTGTGCAATTTTGAAAATGCAATAGATATTATACCAATTTTTGTCATTGGCATAAATTACATTTATTCagtcaaatatttatttcatacaAATAATTCGATTAACATATATGTATGATCAAAACCTAAAATACAAGTAtacttttaaagaaaataatatataagttaatattaatttgaatGGATTTTATCGTAAATATCAaagaatgtaatattttaattagttttcatattttaataagagAGATATCACTAATagtttgaaacaaaaataaataaattactgcATGCAAGCTATACAAttgttatatttgaaaatgctataaaacttttaataattggtaaatattgaaattatatatcatTAATGTAAACTAGATagttacatgtataaaaatgaaaataatcatcTGCACGGTTGTGCGGCTCGAgatctaattttcttttaaagaaaaagattacCCTCTCGCAACCACAAACGTTAGCTAGAAccagtttttgattttaaaaggttTGAAACAGTTTGAAatgatttgtagcgttttctgtgattatTTCAAAACGTCAATGCTACCAACTGCAAAAACTGAAATTGTGGATGGTAGATGGAAACCAGTCATGCCgttagtttttttataaaatatattttcctttttaactcATTTGTGAAAATAATTCTGTTGTTTTATTCCATCGGTAATCTTACCCACTAGAATCCAATCCGTTTGTTGTGATAACGTGGTACCTAGGTTCCTTAAATATCTACCTAATTCATCTGAAGATTTGATGAtaagtactccctccgtttcaaattatatgtcgttctagaggaaattttttgtttcaaaataaatatcgttttcggttttcaatgcaaaatttattgacaatattttattttctatttttctattggttgatacatggttaggtgtattggtaatagtgtttttattttagaaatatgtaaaattaaatattttcttaatctgtgtgcataaggttaaaacgacatataatatgaaacggagagagtaattgataattaaaataaataaagtttttatatttaggGGTCCATTGAAAATGACTGAGTGATGAAGCTTTAATGAAATCtgacaccaaaaaaaaattctaaaaatatttgaagaatATTTGaagaatattcttttaaaaatagtgCTATAAATAAACATCTCCAAATCAAAAGAATATCATCACACAAGTCTTGTGAGTGATTTTCAAGTAGCTGTCtcagtgacaaaaaaagatCATCACTCAGTTCAGGTAGCTGTTTTTACTAATCTTTGTACATTCACTTTCCAAGTAATGGCTTTACGGTCTTTGTAACCTTTGTACATCCGTTGCTCTTTAGTTgcttgtttttttaaaaaatatcctaaaaatattttggattggGTTTATATCATCAATTTGTGCTACACAAACCCATCTTAATTGATCATGTTTCTTATTAGgagtttttgtttgttcttaTTATGTATGAGTCGAGTCTTTGAGTAGCTCTCTTACGTTGCTTCTGTTTGTTCCTTATTATGAGTTATTGCTTATTCTTATTTTGTTTGTAGGCCTTTCTGTTTTGCTTTTCATCTATCAAACGCTACTCCTTTGTCGGATATACAGGTCGGTAGTAGACTTTTTTTCAGCTTTTTGTTTTGGcctgtcatcatcatcatcatctaagtGTATCATTTTTTTTACTCAGGAAAAATTGCTGGAATTGTTTCCTACGGAAACTATAATGGTCGGTCACCTTCTGAACAAGGATCTCAAAGCTTTAAAGATGGATCATGCAAGAGTCATCGATACCTCACTTTTGTTCAAGTATGATTTCTCTGCTGCTGGTGGTATCGTCGGAAAGCTTCCACGGCCCTCTTTAGATCATCTCTGCAAGGTATGCCATATAGAGCTGTCAAATGGTCACCCAGCCCATGGGCTTGACCAGTCCAGACTGTAATGGGCGGCCCATGGTTACAACCAAATCACAAATGGTCCAACTGGGCCTAAAACCCATTTCACCCATGGACAATTTGGTCCTGCCCAAATGGGCTTCGGTCTGCCCaaactattaaaaaattatgggtttttttgttttggtgaaACCATctcgattcttcttctctgCTCTCGCCTTCCCCGTTCTCCTAGATGGCGATTCTCGATTCTTCTCCTCCATAGCTTGATCTGTGTTTGTGGGTTCATCAACCATCTCTCCGGTGAAGCGACGACGACGATTCATCTCTCCGGCGACCTCTCTCTCGCCCCGGCTCTCTCTCCGTTTCTCCGGCCCTCTCTCCTCTCCggcgttctctctctctcgggcTCTCTCTCCGGCGTTCTCTCGGGCTCTCTCTCCGGCATTCTCTCTCTTGGGCTCTCTCTCcggctttctctctctctcgggcTCTCCGACGTTCTCTCTCTCGGGCTCTCTCTCCggcgttctctctctctctcggtcaCTCTTGCGAAGCAGGTGAGCCTTAGTAAGAGTCTCTATGGTTTGACCTTAGTATAAACTTCTAACGTATGAGTATCAGTGTATGTTAGTGATGAAGTTAGTGATCTGTACTTGATGGATATGtgtagtgatgatgatgacgttatgttagtgatgatgatgacgttatataatgattttataaaatttatataagtataaataaataattacagattttataaaatttatataagtataaataaataattacagattttataaaatttatataagtacaaataaattaatcattatgagtaaatatgaatataaataaaaatgtaatggGTGTCCATGGGCTGTCCATTTGGACATGGGTTTTTTTGGTCTTGGGCATTTTTATGGACCATGTCCAATATGGCCCGTCCATTACAGACCAAACCCGAAATGGTCCAGTTGGTTTCGCCCAAATGGGCTCTGGACAGCCCATTTGACAGCTTTAATGCCATACCGCTCTCGACATTGTAGTTGCTGGTTAATTCACCACATTgttaacttcttcttttttttccctGCCTAGTCTGTTTTGTTATACGAAATACCGAAGAGAAAGCATACATTGAAATTGTTTAAAACCACAAGTCTAACAAAACATCTATCTTCATCTAACAAACCAGATGATGACCATTAACTTAACGCTTTTGCATAATAAACTGAAGAGTTTGTACCTCATTGATTGTAGCTTTAGCTGGAACACCAAGTACTGCTGCTCCAACCGCCCAACCATCTTTAAGTACCTTAAAGTAACAAAACCATCACAAGAAACTCTTCAGTGTCCACCAGTCTGGCTGAGTCGTGGATGCAAACAAGCTCAGCGTTCACATCGATTTCCTGtgaaaaattaaactataagcTTCACATGAACATAGTATTTAGAATAGTTTATTCTGGCTCAGGAAAGGAAAGAGGTATAAACCTGAAGTCCACTGTGAACAATAGTCTTGCCTTTCTTTACTAGGAAGAGCAAAATTAAGATTAACATCAATTGATTCTTCATATTCTATAAGAAGACCACAACCAAATGCTCTGTAAAATCTCTCAACCAGAAATATAActagattaattatttttaatagataaactACCCATAAATTAAAAACGAGTTTCACTAATTTGATAATCCAAAATcactttaaaaaagaaaaaaagaaaagcaaacaTAATGCCAGGAAGTACAATTACATGCTTGTGACATGTGAATTCATAAAAGCAAAGGCAAAGAATGGTGCACATCCAAGAAGATTACGAATGATGGAGCTGAATGGTGCACAACCTAGAAGGTACACTGAGACTTTGACCACTCAAAATTCACGGTACACCAGAATAATGGAACTATACgtgattaaatttatttttttgtatccCCTGCCTCTATAAACACACACATAGAGACACTACCATTTTATAAACCAACAACCTCTCATTATCTTCTTCACTCTCTTTTTCATATCTTTCCACAAGACATGTCTTTACAAATGGGTGTGGATTAAGAAAGCTTCTAGTAACGGTGCTGACAACAACCCTCGTTATTAAGAAAGCTTCTAGTAACGGTTGTGTTTATCAAGTCATAACGAGGGTTGTTGTCAGCACCGTTACTAGAAGCTTTCTTAATCCACACCCATTTGTAAAGACATGTCTTGTGGAAAACATGACGGCAAGCTAGCTCAACCACCTCACGAAAATGGTTTGGGTTTTGGAAAATGTATTCATCACCACATAAAGCACATGAGGTATATCATGAACATCACCTACTGGATCTTCATAGTACTGTCTATCCCATCCTAACTCGGGTGTCATAACTTCGACCTTACCACGTGCTACGTCAGCTCGCAAGCTGTGCAACCTCCTGCTACTGTTCCTCATAAATGCGTCAGAATCTTCAGCGTATCTGGCTAACGCATACGAAATGTTATTCCAGTTAACATCATACACAAAAAAACTCACGGAGGGTCATCCCGCTAGGACTTCTTCAGCATCCCCCAATTCCGGTTCACGGAAAAGGAGCTCTGTACGAAGTCGCGCTCGCCCGTCCTTCGCACTTTGCGGTAACCATTCATTTAGAATTTCCCCACGGCTCGAGTAAACAGTTTGCTCCACTAACAAATTGGGGCGATTGGCTTCGC
This genomic stretch from Raphanus sativus cultivar WK10039 chromosome 3, ASM80110v3, whole genome shotgun sequence harbors:
- the LOC130509059 gene encoding uncharacterized protein LOC130509059; this translates as MGFGLPKLLKNYGFFCFGETISILLLCSRLPRSPRWRFSILLLHSLICVCGFINHLSGEATTTIHLSGDLSLAPALSPFLRPSLLSGVLSLSGSLSGVLSGSLSGILSLGLSLRLSLSLGLSDVLSLGLSLRRSLSLSVTLAKQAVVGSSTHGCANLQYTRRQNVGV